From a region of the Gossypium raimondii isolate GPD5lz chromosome 10, ASM2569854v1, whole genome shotgun sequence genome:
- the LOC105776351 gene encoding cysteine-rich receptor-like protein kinase 10 isoform X2, producing MSANGVASPPSPPAPGGNGRRSWPIIVAIVVPITVSILLLLLMCWLLKRRAKKKYDTNVGYDITTIDSLQYDYSTIEAATDKFSDANKLGEGGFGEVYKGILSNQQEIAVKKLSRGSGQGDEEFKNEVVLVAKLQHRSLVRLLGFCLEREERILVYEYAPNKSLDYFVFDPAKQGQLDWLRRHKIIEGIARGILYLHEDSRLRIIHRDLKASNILLDGDMNPKISDFGMARIFGVDQTQGTTRKVVGTYGYMSPEYAMQGQFSVKSDAYSFGVLVLEIVSGQRNSDFYETEGAQDLISYAWKLWKDGRSLELLDPVLRDNYSRNEVIRCIQLGLLCVQEDPADRPTMATVVLLLHSYSATLQVPKQPAFVLQSRTDGRMPDKGLESDQSTSRSMPSSNNEASITELYPR from the exons ATGTCTGCGAATG GCGTTGCATCTCCACCTTCTCCTCCAGCTCCAGGAGGGAATGGCCGAAGATCATGGCCAATAATTGTTGCCATTGTTGTTCCAATTACTGTTTCCATTTTGCTTTTATTACTGATGTGTTGGCTGTTAAAGAGAAGAGCAAAGAAGAAGTACGACACTAATG TAGGGTATGACATAACCACCATAGACTCCTTGCAGTATGATTATTCCACAATTGAAGCTGCAACAGACAAGTTTTCAGATGCTAACAAGCTAGGCGAAGGCGGTTTTGGTGAGGTTTATAAG GGTATCCTTTCTAACCAACAAGAAATAGCTGTTAAGAAATTATCAAGAGGTTCAGGACAAGGTGATGAGGAATTTAAAAACGAGGTCGTATTGGTAGCCAAGCTTCAACACAGATCTCTAGTCAGACTATTGGGCTTTTGCTTGGAAAGAGAAGAAAGGATACTAGTTTATGAATATGCTCCCAACAAGAGCCTTGactattttgtttttg ATCCTGCAAAACAAGGACAATTGGATTGGTTGAGACGACACAAGATAATCGAAGGGATTGCACGTGGAATTCTTTATCTTCACGAGGATTCCCGGCTTAGAATCATCCACCGTGATCTCAAGGCCAGCAATATATTATTAGATGGAGACATGAACCCCAAGATTTCGGATTTCGGCATGGCAAGGATTTTCGGGGTTGATCAAACTCAAGGAACAACAAGAAAAGTTGTTGGCACCTA TGGCTATATGTCTCCGGAATATGCAATGCAGGGACAATTTTCGGTTAAATCAGATGCATACAGTTTCGGGGTTTTAGTTCTAGAAATCGTAAGTGGCCAAAGGAACAGTGATTTCTACGAAACAGAAGGAGCTCAGGACCTCATTAGCTAT GCATGGAAGCTATGGAAGGATGGGAGATCCCTGGAATTGTTGGACCCTGTTCTAAGAGATAATTACTCGAGAAATGAAGTCATTAGATGCATCCAGCTCGGGTTATTATGCGTTCAAGAAGATCCAGCTGACCGGCCAACAATGGCCACCGTTGTTCTCTTGCTCCACAGTTACTCTGCCACACTACAAGTGCCTAAACAACCAGCATTTGTGCTTCAGAGTAGAACAGATGGGAGGATGCCAGACAAGGGTCTTGAATCTGATCAATCTACTAGTCGATCAATGCCATCGTCTAACAATGAGGCATCTATCACGGAATTATACCCTCGGTAA
- the LOC105776351 gene encoding cysteine-rich receptor-like protein kinase 10 isoform X1, with product MQISTVSINLLLLVIVLSLLSPAIEAQQPTYLYHDCPNTTTFTVNSTYQANRNTVLSSLSSNSTRGDGFYNTTAGRSPDMVYGLFLCRGDLSTSVCQACVTFATTDISQRCPNETMAVVWYDECLLRYSNGNIFSVVAGGHTFILRSSQNVTDNQDLFNQQVLAMMNDTANQAANTPEGAKKFATREEDVNFSSTFEALYTLGQCTPDLISMDCNRCLRMVISTLPTGWLGARVLNPSCNVRYETYLFYNQTGVASPPSPPAPGGNGRRSWPIIVAIVVPITVSILLLLLMCWLLKRRAKKKYDTNVGYDITTIDSLQYDYSTIEAATDKFSDANKLGEGGFGEVYKGILSNQQEIAVKKLSRGSGQGDEEFKNEVVLVAKLQHRSLVRLLGFCLEREERILVYEYAPNKSLDYFVFDPAKQGQLDWLRRHKIIEGIARGILYLHEDSRLRIIHRDLKASNILLDGDMNPKISDFGMARIFGVDQTQGTTRKVVGTYGYMSPEYAMQGQFSVKSDAYSFGVLVLEIVSGQRNSDFYETEGAQDLISYAWKLWKDGRSLELLDPVLRDNYSRNEVIRCIQLGLLCVQEDPADRPTMATVVLLLHSYSATLQVPKQPAFVLQSRTDGRMPDKGLESDQSTSRSMPSSNNEASITELYPR from the exons atgCAAATCTCCACAGTTTCCATAAACCTGTTGCTGTTAGTAATAGTACTTTCCTTGCTTAGCCCTGCAATTGAAGCTCAGCAGCCTACTTATCTGTACCACGATTGTCCAAACACCACCACTTTCACCGTAAACAGCACTTACCAAGCCAACCGCAATACCGTCTTATCATCGCTGTCGTCTAATAGCACCCGTGGTGATGGTTTCTACAACACAACCGCAGGTAGGAGCCCTGACATGGTATACGGTCTTTTCCTTTGCCGTGGGGATCTTTCTACCAGCGTCTGCCAAGCGTGTGTCACCTTTGCCACCACCGATATTTCTCAACGTTGTCCCAACGAAACAATGGCGGTGGTTTGGTACGACGAGTGCCTCCTACGGTACTCGAATGGAAATATCTTTTCCGTTGTGGCAGGAGGACATACATTTATATTGCGTAGCAGTCAGAATGTGACCGATAACCAAGACCTTTTCAACCAGCAAGTCTTAGCTATGATGAACGATACAGCAAACCAAGCAGCAAACACACCAGAAGGTGCTAAAAAATTTGCGACTAGAGAGGAAGATGTTAATTTTTCATCAACTTTTGAAGCACTGTATACCCTTGGTCAGTGTACTCCGGACTTGATAAGCATGGATTGCAATAGATGTCTGCGAATGGTAATATCAACTCTTCCAACTGGATGGCTAGGCGCAAGAGTGTTGAATCCTAGCTGTAACGTTAGATATGAAACTTACCTGTTCTATAATCAAACAGGCGTTGCATCTCCACCTTCTCCTCCAGCTCCAGGAGGGAATGGCCGAAGATCATGGCCAATAATTGTTGCCATTGTTGTTCCAATTACTGTTTCCATTTTGCTTTTATTACTGATGTGTTGGCTGTTAAAGAGAAGAGCAAAGAAGAAGTACGACACTAATG TAGGGTATGACATAACCACCATAGACTCCTTGCAGTATGATTATTCCACAATTGAAGCTGCAACAGACAAGTTTTCAGATGCTAACAAGCTAGGCGAAGGCGGTTTTGGTGAGGTTTATAAG GGTATCCTTTCTAACCAACAAGAAATAGCTGTTAAGAAATTATCAAGAGGTTCAGGACAAGGTGATGAGGAATTTAAAAACGAGGTCGTATTGGTAGCCAAGCTTCAACACAGATCTCTAGTCAGACTATTGGGCTTTTGCTTGGAAAGAGAAGAAAGGATACTAGTTTATGAATATGCTCCCAACAAGAGCCTTGactattttgtttttg ATCCTGCAAAACAAGGACAATTGGATTGGTTGAGACGACACAAGATAATCGAAGGGATTGCACGTGGAATTCTTTATCTTCACGAGGATTCCCGGCTTAGAATCATCCACCGTGATCTCAAGGCCAGCAATATATTATTAGATGGAGACATGAACCCCAAGATTTCGGATTTCGGCATGGCAAGGATTTTCGGGGTTGATCAAACTCAAGGAACAACAAGAAAAGTTGTTGGCACCTA TGGCTATATGTCTCCGGAATATGCAATGCAGGGACAATTTTCGGTTAAATCAGATGCATACAGTTTCGGGGTTTTAGTTCTAGAAATCGTAAGTGGCCAAAGGAACAGTGATTTCTACGAAACAGAAGGAGCTCAGGACCTCATTAGCTAT GCATGGAAGCTATGGAAGGATGGGAGATCCCTGGAATTGTTGGACCCTGTTCTAAGAGATAATTACTCGAGAAATGAAGTCATTAGATGCATCCAGCTCGGGTTATTATGCGTTCAAGAAGATCCAGCTGACCGGCCAACAATGGCCACCGTTGTTCTCTTGCTCCACAGTTACTCTGCCACACTACAAGTGCCTAAACAACCAGCATTTGTGCTTCAGAGTAGAACAGATGGGAGGATGCCAGACAAGGGTCTTGAATCTGATCAATCTACTAGTCGATCAATGCCATCGTCTAACAATGAGGCATCTATCACGGAATTATACCCTCGGTAA